GCGCATCGTTTGCCAGTCTGGGCGATTTGAACATCGCAGAACCGGGTGCGCTGATCGGTTTTGCCGGTCGGCGTGTAATTGAGCAGACGATCCGTCAACAGTTGCCGGAAGATTTTCAGACGGCGGAGTTTCTTTTAAAACATGGGATGTTGGATCTTGTAGTGCATCGTAAAGAAATGAAGCATACACTTGCCAAGATTTTGGACATCCACGCGGGAGGTGTTCGGCGTGGCGAATGATCTGCAGTTCGAAAAGCCGTTGACAGAGCTTCGTGGTAAAATTGAGGAATTACGCAGGTTTACGGAGGAGAAGGGGATCGATTTTTCGGAGGAGATCGCCAAGCTGGAACGGAAGGCGGTCGAATTGGAACAGTCGATCTATGGTGAACTGACCCCGTGGCAGAAAGTGCAGATCGCCCGCCATTCGGAACGGCCGACAACGCTGGATTATATTCGCGGCATGTGCACCGATTTTATTGAGTTGCATGGCGATCGGACATTTGGCGATGATCCGGCGCTGGTAGGCGGCATTGCCAAGCTGAACGGCATGCCTGTCACCATCATGGGCCATCAGAAAGGCCGTGACACAAAAGAAAATATTTATCGTCGGTTTGGCATGCCGGAGCCGGAAGGATACCGCAAAGCGCTTCGATTGATGAAGCAGGCGGAAAAATTCGGCCGTCCGGTTGTTTGTTTTATTGATACATCCGGAGCTTATCCGGGGGTGGCGGCAGAGGAACGGGGGCAAAGTGAAGCGATTGCCCG
The sequence above is a segment of the Effusibacillus dendaii genome. Coding sequences within it:
- a CDS encoding acetyl-CoA carboxylase carboxyltransferase subunit alpha, which gives rise to MANDLQFEKPLTELRGKIEELRRFTEEKGIDFSEEIAKLERKAVELEQSIYGELTPWQKVQIARHSERPTTLDYIRGMCTDFIELHGDRTFGDDPALVGGIAKLNGMPVTIMGHQKGRDTKENIYRRFGMPEPEGYRKALRLMKQAEKFGRPVVCFIDTSGAYPGVAAEERGQSEAIARNLLEMAGLTVPIVCVVTGEGGSGGALALGVGDRIYMLEHAVYSVISPEGAAALLWKDATQAQRAAETMRITAQDLHRFGIADGIIEEPMGGAQKNPSLMIDRVKQQVVSALEELVGIPADQLVEERYRKYKMIGQYGESAPEPDQTEEKEGITN